One stretch of Daphnia pulicaria isolate SC F1-1A chromosome 6, SC_F0-13Bv2, whole genome shotgun sequence DNA includes these proteins:
- the LOC124341683 gene encoding Down syndrome cell adhesion molecule-like protein 1 homolog isoform X1, with the protein MFPFLCRSSSQRRRESTSFNAAALPATALVCFLFIGCGWHDGVDGLKLLQVQVPTEVERGRSAVLGCRFEMEGDTLYSVKWYKGGKEFFRVVPKDNPPAQTFNVEGVQVNLAASDQNQVVLDNLNLKSEGRYKCEVSAESPNFQTVYDIAEMSIVVPPRDSPVINSPQTVYRIGEEFTANCSSYPSRPPATITWTISDKPVMKEDLIQYPSTLTDGGLEASVVGLHLRLRDAHFDRKGKMKLTCTASVGRMRIDGRTDVNISVADLPVNGDYPRQRSLTLDSRSGGLSTGMSQQMTFWNWRLFCPAILLVATLLCQTFG; encoded by the exons atgtttccctttttgtgtCGGTCCAGCAGTCAGCGACGCCGTGAATCTACAAGTTTCAACGCCGCCGCATTGCCAGCAACCGCTCTCGTCTGCTTCCTCTTCATCG GGTGTGGCTGGCATGACGGCGTCGACGGTCTAAAGCTACTGCAAGTGCAAGTGCCAACCGAAGTGGAAAGGGGCCGTTCGGCCGTGCTGGGCTGCCGGTTCGAAATGGAAGGCGACACCCTTTATTCCGTCAAATGGTACAAAG GTGGCAAAGAATTCTTCCGTGTGGTGCCAAAAGATAATCCTCCGGCCCAGACATTTAACGTCGAAGGAGTCCAAGTTAAC TTGGCGGCCTCCGATCAAAACCAAGTGGTCCTGGATAATCTGAACCTAAAGAGCGAG GGTCGCTACAAGTGTGAAGTCTCAGCGGAATCACCAAATTTCCAAACCGTTTACGACATCGCTGAAATGAGCATCGTAG TTCCACCGAGAGATTCACCGGTGATTAATTCGCCGCAAACGGTTTACCGCATCGGCGAAGAATTCACAGCCAACTGTTCGTCTTATCCGTCGAGACCGCCGGCCACTATCACCTGGACAATTTCAGATAAAccg GTAATGAAAGAGGACCTAATACAATATCCATCCACACTGACTGATGGCGGCCTGGAGGCTTCCGTCGTGGGTTTGCACCTCAGACTTCGGGATGCGCATTTCGATCGCAAAGGCAAGATGAAGCTCACGTGCACGGCTTCGGTCGGAAGGATGCGCATCGACGGGCGGACCGATGTCAACATCAGCGTCGCCGACCTACCCGTCAATGGCGACTACCCCAGGCAGAGATCGTTGACGCTAGACAGCCGGTCGGGCGGCCTCAGTACTG GAATGTCACAACAAATGACATTTTGGAACTGGAGGTTATTCTGTCCGGCGATTCTGCTCGTCGCAACTCTTCTGTGTCAAACGTTTGGTTAA
- the LOC124341685 gene encoding glycine-rich RNA-binding protein 2, mitochondrial-like, whose amino-acid sequence MNAPSLRLEAKCIEQYSSITALTRHTRFKMKLVLMALVLVSLALLSPIRADEKMNKDSAADDFAAGMEGLNVDETKHRPIYILPRPFPVYGGYGGYGGHGGYGGYGGGYGGYGGGFGGYGYGHRPFYG is encoded by the exons ATGAACGCGCCAAGTCTCCGGTTGGAAGCGAAGTGTATAGAGCAGTATAGCAGCATCACAGCGTTGACAAGACACACTCGATTCAAAATGAAACTCGTTCTG atgGCTTTGGTTCTGGTGAGTTTGGCATTGCTGTCACCGATTCGTGCTGATGAGAAAATGAACAAGGATTCGGCTGCTGACGATTTCGCTGCCGGAATGGAAGGATTGAACGTTGACGAGACCAAACATCGGCCAATCTACATCCTCCCCAGACCATTTCCG GTTTACGGCGGCTACGGCGGATACGGGGGTCATGGTGGATACGGTGGATACGGCGG GGGTTATGGTGGTTACGGCGGCGGTTTCgg AGGCTACGGCTATGGTCACAGACCATTTTACGGTTAA
- the LOC124341911 gene encoding flocculation protein FLO11-like, producing the protein MSLASLYLGVFVLTFIVVDCASIMENTKTLGEFRRQPSRIGRKLLGVAGEDYPMFPVVPSTAFKCSPNKPGYYADVEALCQVFHVCQIDGRHDSFLCPNGTLFNQNYFVCDWWYNVDCSAAPSLYIRNEMLFQHPQQVLSSRTHANSNTRLVNPDPSTENYNAPSQHIILPARPENVAASNTHHQHQQTVTATAAREQQQHPTTSNAGDKYGSKIPSVNRMGGLDPAEIENLFDNHKIAFVAPVTESEILVETTEANPTSTIQPFDEEEFTSNLKFQLNVEEQQQLAVVPVTTNAPEEFDDSKINDDNKLVAPQTDKDSYNNLTTEKSAESSTVDVGVESVQNVLTANESQPLSEELTTTVQPNLASADAQTSAVVVTLNSVSEKDLDADDYRATTLASPTTDPAAHFLELPDVSPTEESTEFSSSTNKAIAVSSSSSDLVDDSTQSNFVTGLETTTFIPDISSLQSTGSDNNGLQDELTELIATSPIPDVFSSPIVESLDFNVIADSNSFSSGIIISDGNATANIQVSSFAESSSAPGNGSQLLTPTASSAVKSTTASSYTETTPSASTTTQPIIKTTDSVISLIAYKDGKRTLYDKLKPAIVGDVRPIVPAMYGRKIHPRNGNKIPKSF; encoded by the exons ATGAGTCTTGCAAGCCTTTATTTGG GTGTATTTGTTCTAACATTCATCGTGGTTGACTGCGCCAGCATCATGGAAAACACAAAG ACATTGGGGGAATTTCGCCGTCAACCGTCTCGAATCGGCCGTAAACTCCTCGGAGTAGCCGGGGAAGATTATCCAATGTTCCCAGTCGTCCCGTCTACAGCGTTCAAATGCAGCCCAAACAAACCCGGCTACTACGCGGATGTCGAAGCCCTTTGTCAG GTGTTCCATGTCTGCCAGATCGACGGACGTCACGACAGTTTCCTCTGCCCCAACGGAACGctattcaatcaaaattacTTCG TTTGCGATTGGTGGTACAATGTCGACTGCTCCGCCGCTCCTTCGCTGTATATCCGCAACGAGATGTTATTCCAGCATCCGCAGCAAGTATTATCTTCCCGgacgcacgccaattcaaacacaAGACTTGTCAATCCTGATCCATCGACAGAGAATTACAACGCTCCTTCCCAGCATATTATCTTGCCCGCCAGACCGGAGAACGTCGCCGCCAGTAATACCCACCACCAGCATCAACAAACGGTTACCGCAACGGCCGCTagagagcaacaacaacatccaacGACGTCGAATGCCGGAGACAAATACGGATCGAAAATTCCTAGCGTCAACCGAATGGGCGGACTCGACCCAGCCGAGATTGAAAATCTGTTCGATAATCACAAAATCGCTTTCGTCGCTCCTGTAACCGAGTCGGAAATCTTGGTGGAAACCACCGAAGCGAATCCGACCAGCACAATCCAGCCGTTTGACGAGGAAGAATTCACGTCCAACttgaaatttcaattgaatgtcgaagaacagcagcagctcgcCGTTGTTCCAGTCACGACCAACGCCCCGGAAGAATTCGACGATAGCAAAAtcaacgacgacaacaaaCTAGTCGCTCCACAAACCGACAAGGATTCCTACAACAACTTAACCACAGAGAAATCAGCCGAATCATCAACGGTGGACGTTGGAGTAGAGTCCGTCCAGAATGTCCTGACCGCTAACGAGTCGCAGCCATTGAGCGAGGAGTTGACTACCACCGTCCAACCTAATCTAGCGAGCGCGGACGCTCAAACTTCAGCTGTTGTTGTCACGTTAAATTCCGTGTCTGAAAAGGATTTAGATGCTGACGATTACAGGGCGACAACTCTGGCTAGTCCCACCACTGATCCGGCAGCTCACTTTCTTGAACTTCCTGACGTTTCACCAACAGAAGAGTCGACCGAGTTCAGTTCGTCGACAAACAAAGCCATCgcagtcagcagcagcagctccgacCTGGTTGACGATTCAACCCAATCAAACTTTGTGACTGGATTAGAAACGACGACTTTTATTCCGGACATTTCCTCTTTGCAGAGCACAGGATCAGACAATAACGGGCTGCAGGACGAGCTGACGGAGTTGATCGCGACGTCGCCCATTCCGGATGTATTCTCCTCGCCGATCGTTGAGAGTTTAGATTTCAACGTTATCGCCGACAGCAATTCTTTCAGTTCGGGAATAATCATCAGCGACGGCAATGCAACTGCTAACATTCAAGTTTCGTCATTCGCTGAAAGTTCCAGCGCGCCGGGCAATGGCAGCCAATTATTAACGCCCACCGCCTCGTCTGCCGTCAAGTCCACCACAGCATCCTCCTACACAGAAACAACGCCGTCGGCATCAACAACGACTCAACCCATCATCAAGACTACTGACTCTGTCATATCGTTGATCGCTTATAAGGACGGAAAACGAACTCTTTACG ATAAACTTAAACCGGCTATAGTTGGAGACGTTAGGCCTATCGTCCCGGCCATGTACGGAAGGAAAATTCACCCGAGGAACGGAAACAAAATCCCCAAGTCtttttaa
- the LOC124341683 gene encoding Down syndrome cell adhesion molecule-like protein 1 homolog isoform X2, with amino-acid sequence MFPFLCRSSSQRRRESTSFNAAALPATALVCFLFIGCGWHDGVDGLKLLQVQVPTEVERGRSAVLGCRFEMEGDTLYSVKWYKGGKEFFRVVPKDNPPAQTFNVEGVQVNLAASDQNQVVLDNLNLKSEGRYKCEVSAESPNFQTVYDIAEMSIVVPPRDSPVINSPQTVYRIGEEFTANCSSYPSRPPATITWTISDKPVMKEDLIQYPSTLTDGGLEASVVGLHLRLRDAHFDRKGKMKLTCTASVGRMRIDGRTDVNISVADLPVNGDYPRQRSLTLDSRSGVGMSQQMTFWNWRLFCPAILLVATLLCQTFG; translated from the exons atgtttccctttttgtgtCGGTCCAGCAGTCAGCGACGCCGTGAATCTACAAGTTTCAACGCCGCCGCATTGCCAGCAACCGCTCTCGTCTGCTTCCTCTTCATCG GGTGTGGCTGGCATGACGGCGTCGACGGTCTAAAGCTACTGCAAGTGCAAGTGCCAACCGAAGTGGAAAGGGGCCGTTCGGCCGTGCTGGGCTGCCGGTTCGAAATGGAAGGCGACACCCTTTATTCCGTCAAATGGTACAAAG GTGGCAAAGAATTCTTCCGTGTGGTGCCAAAAGATAATCCTCCGGCCCAGACATTTAACGTCGAAGGAGTCCAAGTTAAC TTGGCGGCCTCCGATCAAAACCAAGTGGTCCTGGATAATCTGAACCTAAAGAGCGAG GGTCGCTACAAGTGTGAAGTCTCAGCGGAATCACCAAATTTCCAAACCGTTTACGACATCGCTGAAATGAGCATCGTAG TTCCACCGAGAGATTCACCGGTGATTAATTCGCCGCAAACGGTTTACCGCATCGGCGAAGAATTCACAGCCAACTGTTCGTCTTATCCGTCGAGACCGCCGGCCACTATCACCTGGACAATTTCAGATAAAccg GTAATGAAAGAGGACCTAATACAATATCCATCCACACTGACTGATGGCGGCCTGGAGGCTTCCGTCGTGGGTTTGCACCTCAGACTTCGGGATGCGCATTTCGATCGCAAAGGCAAGATGAAGCTCACGTGCACGGCTTCGGTCGGAAGGATGCGCATCGACGGGCGGACCGATGTCAACATCAGCGTCGCCGACCTACCCGTCAATGGCGACTACCCCAGGCAGAGATCGTTGACGCTAGACAGCCGGTCGGGCG tAGGAATGTCACAACAAATGACATTTTGGAACTGGAGGTTATTCTGTCCGGCGATTCTGCTCGTCGCAACTCTTCTGTGTCAAACGTTTGGTTAA